A window of the Tessaracoccus sp. MC1865 genome harbors these coding sequences:
- a CDS encoding ribose-phosphate pyrophosphokinase encodes MKGIVVFSGSAHHELADEICDHLGLRRSGVKISRFSNDCLQAQLLENCRQRDVYIVQPLVPPTQEHLMELLLMIDAARGASAGQITAVIPHYAYARSDKKDASRISIGGKLVADMLATAGVDRVLTMALHAPQVHGFFSVPVDHLTALGVIADHYRERDLTDCVVVSPDLGNAKQATLLSRLLNLPVAAGSKQRLADDRVVIDAIVGDVRGKRAIVLDDEIATGGSIVEIVRALQAFGAAEVSVACTHGLFTGNAVEKLLSVDAIKEIVSTNTVPAPENFPGLTCLSVAQLFASAIDRIHNGRSVSKLFNDVDPSHAPPPQPEGLF; translated from the coding sequence GTGAAGGGCATCGTCGTGTTCTCCGGGTCGGCGCATCATGAGCTGGCCGACGAGATCTGTGACCACCTGGGGCTGAGGCGCTCCGGCGTCAAGATCTCCCGTTTCAGCAACGACTGCCTCCAGGCCCAGTTGCTGGAAAACTGCCGCCAACGCGACGTCTACATCGTGCAGCCGCTGGTGCCTCCCACCCAGGAGCACCTGATGGAGCTGCTCCTGATGATCGACGCCGCCCGCGGCGCGTCGGCAGGTCAGATCACCGCCGTCATCCCGCACTACGCCTACGCCCGCTCCGACAAGAAGGACGCCTCGCGCATCTCCATCGGCGGCAAGCTGGTGGCCGACATGCTCGCGACGGCAGGCGTCGACCGGGTGCTCACCATGGCGTTGCACGCACCGCAGGTGCACGGCTTCTTCTCGGTGCCGGTGGACCACCTCACCGCGCTGGGCGTCATCGCCGACCACTACCGCGAGCGGGACCTCACAGACTGCGTCGTCGTCTCCCCGGACCTGGGCAACGCCAAGCAGGCCACTCTCCTGTCGCGGCTGCTCAATCTCCCCGTCGCCGCGGGCTCGAAGCAGCGGCTGGCCGACGACCGGGTGGTCATCGACGCCATCGTCGGCGACGTCCGTGGCAAGCGCGCCATCGTGCTCGACGACGAGATCGCCACCGGCGGCTCAATCGTGGAGATCGTGCGCGCGCTGCAGGCCTTCGGCGCCGCCGAGGTGAGTGTCGCCTGCACGCACGGGCTGTTCACCGGCAACGCGGTCGAGAAGCTGCTGAGCGTGGACGCCATCAAGGAGATCGTGTCGACCAACACCGTGCCTGCACCAGAGAACTTCCCGGGCCTCACGTGCCTGAGTGTCGCTCAGTTGTTCGCCAGCGCCATCGACCGGATCCACAACGGCCGCTCCGTCTCGAAGCTGTTCAACGACGTGGATCCGTCGCACGCCCCGCCGCCCCAGCCGGAGGGTCTCTTCTGA
- a CDS encoding nitrate/nitrite transporter, translated as MSTSGYGRAAWVVWGVALLAYAVAVMHRTSLGVAGLEAAQHFGTTPGIISTFVVLQLAVYALAQVPVGLLLDRYGSRVVLTGGILVIVAGQMVLALATELPLAYVARILLGVGDACIFNGILKLLPRWFEPRRIPVLTQITGMFAGFGQIASVIIVLPVIQLLGWRLGLLMVSGASALAVLAIIGWVRNAPPGEDAGIVVDPLREIPGRIADVTRHPATQLGFWVHFTSGFSMNAFLFMWGMPYLVVAQGLSQLQASGLFTVLSVASMFAGPVIGALTARHPLRRSTLALIVVCSLIVVWAAVLLWPGRAPGALLFLLVLVLAVGGPGTGIGFDFPRTSLPSTRLGAANGIVITGAFTGGTLLILLMGVFLDWIAGGNAYTPEHLRLAWALQAPFFIVGIGGILLSRRKLRTLMESQGVLVPSWREVLERLRRRRGLGD; from the coding sequence GTGAGTACAAGCGGGTACGGCCGAGCGGCCTGGGTGGTGTGGGGCGTTGCCCTCCTCGCCTACGCGGTCGCCGTCATGCACCGCACCTCGCTCGGCGTGGCCGGGCTCGAGGCCGCCCAGCATTTCGGCACCACACCGGGCATCATCTCTACCTTCGTGGTGCTGCAGCTCGCGGTCTACGCGCTGGCCCAGGTGCCCGTCGGGCTGCTGCTCGACCGGTACGGATCGCGCGTCGTGCTGACCGGCGGCATCCTGGTGATCGTCGCTGGCCAGATGGTGCTCGCCCTGGCCACCGAGCTGCCGCTGGCCTATGTCGCCCGGATCCTGCTGGGCGTGGGCGACGCCTGCATCTTCAACGGCATCCTCAAACTCCTGCCCCGCTGGTTCGAACCGCGTCGGATCCCGGTGCTCACCCAGATCACCGGCATGTTCGCCGGCTTCGGCCAGATCGCTTCGGTGATCATCGTGCTGCCGGTGATCCAGCTCCTCGGCTGGCGGCTGGGGCTCCTCATGGTGTCCGGCGCCAGCGCGCTGGCGGTGCTGGCGATCATCGGGTGGGTGCGCAACGCCCCGCCGGGGGAGGACGCGGGCATCGTCGTCGACCCGCTGCGCGAGATCCCGGGGCGGATCGCCGACGTGACGCGCCATCCGGCGACGCAGCTCGGCTTCTGGGTGCACTTCACCTCCGGCTTCTCGATGAACGCCTTCCTTTTCATGTGGGGCATGCCGTACCTGGTCGTCGCCCAAGGACTGTCGCAGCTCCAGGCGTCCGGGCTGTTCACGGTGCTGTCTGTCGCGTCGATGTTCGCGGGGCCTGTCATCGGCGCCCTCACCGCCCGGCATCCGCTGCGCCGCAGCACGCTGGCGCTCATCGTGGTGTGCTCGTTGATCGTGGTGTGGGCCGCGGTGCTGCTCTGGCCGGGGCGCGCCCCGGGGGCGCTGCTGTTCCTGCTGGTGCTGGTCCTCGCCGTGGGCGGACCGGGCACAGGCATCGGCTTCGACTTCCCCCGCACGTCGTTGCCGTCGACGCGGCTGGGGGCGGCCAACGGCATCGTCATCACCGGAGCGTTCACCGGCGGCACCCTGCTCATCCTGCTGATGGGCGTGTTCCTCGACTGGATCGCGGGCGGCAACGCCTACACGCCGGAGCACCTGCGCCTGGCGTGGGCGCTGCAGGCGCCGTTCTTCATCGTCGGCATCGGCGGGATTCTGCTCAGCCGCCGGAAGCTCCGCACGCTGATGGAATCCCAGGGTGTCCTCGTGCCGAGCTGGCGCGAGGTGCTCGAGAGGCTGCGTCGCCGCCGGGGCTTGGGCGACTGA
- the rocD gene encoding ornithine--oxo-acid transaminase, with protein sequence MATAGPHPEGAEAHVAHNYHPLPVTIASAEGVWMTDVDGRRYLDLLAAYSAVNFGHRHPALVDAATRQLERVTLTSRAFMTDRLEPFAEALARLCGKDLVLPMNTGAEAVETGIKVARAWGYRVKGIPTDKARIIVAAGNFHGRTTTIISFSDDPVAHNDFGPFTPGFDEVPYGDAGAVAAAITEETAAVLIEPIQGEAGVIIPPRGYLRRIREICDERNVLFIADEIQSGLGRVGETFACDREGVAPDLYLLGKALGGGILPVSAVVGDRAVLGVLRPGEHGSTFGGNPLAAAVGLRVVEMLETGEFQERARRLGEHLAQGLGRLLGHGVTAIRVAGLWAGVDIDPPLGTGREISEKLMARGVLVKDTHGQTIRIAPPLVIGETEIDWALEQLRLVLES encoded by the coding sequence ATGGCGACGGCGGGCCCGCACCCCGAAGGTGCGGAGGCGCACGTCGCCCACAACTACCACCCGCTGCCGGTGACGATCGCGTCCGCCGAGGGCGTCTGGATGACCGACGTGGACGGGAGGCGCTATCTCGACCTTCTCGCCGCCTACTCGGCGGTGAACTTCGGCCACCGCCATCCGGCACTCGTCGACGCCGCCACCCGCCAACTGGAGCGGGTCACGCTCACGAGCCGCGCCTTCATGACCGACCGCCTCGAGCCGTTCGCCGAGGCGCTCGCGAGGCTCTGCGGCAAGGACTTGGTGCTGCCCATGAACACCGGCGCCGAGGCCGTCGAGACCGGCATCAAGGTGGCCCGCGCCTGGGGTTACCGCGTCAAGGGCATCCCCACGGACAAGGCGCGCATCATCGTGGCCGCGGGCAACTTCCACGGCCGCACCACCACCATCATCAGCTTCAGCGACGACCCCGTGGCGCACAACGACTTCGGCCCGTTCACGCCCGGTTTCGACGAGGTGCCCTACGGGGACGCCGGCGCCGTCGCCGCCGCCATCACGGAGGAGACTGCGGCGGTGCTCATCGAGCCGATCCAGGGTGAGGCGGGCGTGATCATCCCGCCCCGGGGCTACCTGCGGCGAATCCGCGAGATCTGCGACGAGCGCAACGTGCTGTTCATCGCCGACGAGATCCAGTCAGGACTGGGCCGTGTCGGCGAGACCTTCGCCTGCGACCGGGAGGGCGTCGCGCCCGATCTCTACCTGCTGGGCAAGGCGCTCGGCGGAGGCATCCTGCCCGTCTCCGCCGTCGTCGGGGACCGCGCGGTGCTCGGCGTGCTGCGCCCCGGGGAACACGGCTCCACCTTCGGCGGCAACCCGCTGGCCGCGGCGGTGGGGCTGCGCGTGGTGGAGATGCTGGAGACCGGCGAGTTCCAGGAGCGTGCACGCAGGCTCGGCGAGCATCTCGCCCAGGGGCTCGGGAGGCTGCTCGGGCACGGCGTCACGGCCATTCGCGTGGCCGGCCTGTGGGCGGGCGTCGACATCGATCCCCCGCTCGGCACCGGGCGCGAGATCAGCGAGAAGCTGATGGCGCGCGGCGTCCTCGTCAAGGACACGCACGGGCAGACCATCCGCATCGCGCCGCCGCTGGTGATCGGCGAGACGGAGATCGACTGGGCGCTGGAGCAACTCCGCCTGGTGCTGGAGAGCTGA
- a CDS encoding NAD(P)-dependent alcohol dehydrogenase has product MPEVIAYAIDSPTGRYEKTTITRREPGPTEVYFEIAYAGICHSDIHTARSEWGDTTYPLVAGHEIAGVVTKVGPEVTKFAVGDRVGVGCFVDSCGECEMCRDGEEQFCTAPAGQRTVGTYNDRGRDGEPTAGGYSQGITVEQDYLMRVPDEMSLEHAAPLMCAGITTYSPLKHWGAGPGKRVAVIGMGGLGHVAVQFAAKMGADVTVFGRTLAKRDDGLKLGASDYVSTQDRDAMKKMRASFDIVLSTISDGVDLNVLVGLTRPHGVVVNVGLPSDGNATVGLGRLISGNRVIAGSNIGGIRETQEMLDFCADYEVRPIIEVIPASQINEAYDNVVASKVRYRYVIDASTLAD; this is encoded by the coding sequence ATGCCTGAGGTCATCGCCTACGCCATCGACTCGCCCACCGGCCGGTACGAGAAGACCACCATCACCCGCCGGGAACCCGGCCCCACAGAGGTCTACTTCGAGATCGCCTACGCGGGCATCTGTCACTCCGACATCCACACCGCGCGCTCCGAATGGGGCGACACCACCTACCCGCTCGTCGCGGGTCACGAGATCGCAGGCGTGGTCACGAAGGTGGGCCCAGAGGTCACCAAGTTCGCCGTCGGCGACCGTGTCGGCGTGGGCTGCTTCGTGGACTCCTGCGGCGAGTGCGAGATGTGCCGCGACGGCGAGGAGCAGTTCTGCACCGCGCCCGCCGGCCAGCGCACCGTCGGCACCTACAACGACCGCGGCCGCGACGGCGAACCCACCGCCGGCGGCTACTCGCAGGGCATCACCGTCGAGCAGGACTACCTCATGCGCGTGCCGGACGAGATGTCGCTCGAGCACGCGGCGCCGCTCATGTGCGCCGGCATCACCACCTACAGCCCGCTGAAGCACTGGGGCGCCGGGCCGGGCAAGCGGGTCGCCGTCATCGGCATGGGCGGGCTCGGCCACGTCGCCGTGCAGTTCGCCGCCAAGATGGGCGCAGACGTCACCGTATTCGGCCGCACGCTCGCCAAGCGCGACGACGGGCTGAAGCTCGGCGCGTCGGATTACGTCTCCACCCAGGACCGCGACGCCATGAAGAAGATGCGCGCCTCCTTCGACATCGTGCTGTCGACCATCTCAGACGGCGTGGACCTCAACGTCCTCGTCGGCCTCACCAGGCCCCACGGTGTCGTCGTCAACGTCGGCCTCCCGTCGGACGGCAACGCCACCGTCGGCCTGGGCCGCCTCATCAGCGGCAACCGCGTCATCGCCGGCTCCAACATCGGCGGCATCCGCGAGACCCAGGAGATGCTCGACTTCTGCGCCGACTACGAAGTCCGGCCCATCATCGAGGTGATCCCGGCCAGCCAGATCAACGAGGCCTACGACAACGTGGTGGCCTCGAAGGTGCGCTACCGCTACGTGATCGACGCCTCGACGCTGGCAGACTGA
- a CDS encoding SAF domain-containing protein, translating into MLNTDRPTKPDLTPPSAPRPEAVQLRARRSPKLIALGVLLVTLGGIGAALLYTMNADQRAVVAMATDVARGDVVDRDDLMVLEVPGSLAVAAEGAESLELLVGQIARTDLPQGSFPLSRHVGEDPLPAGQTLVGLRLAPGKLPASDLPPGTTVRLVGLLDGADTAVDALVATRPQLLDDGASYALDVQVADGEADTVARLSAADQVALVVTTEG; encoded by the coding sequence ATGCTCAACACGGACAGACCGACGAAACCAGACCTCACACCGCCCTCGGCGCCGCGGCCCGAGGCGGTCCAACTCCGAGCCCGGCGCAGCCCGAAGCTCATCGCGCTGGGTGTGCTGCTGGTGACGCTGGGCGGCATAGGCGCCGCGCTGCTCTACACGATGAACGCGGACCAACGGGCCGTCGTGGCCATGGCAACCGATGTGGCCAGGGGAGACGTGGTGGACCGCGACGACCTCATGGTGCTCGAAGTGCCCGGTTCGCTGGCGGTCGCGGCGGAGGGTGCCGAATCGCTGGAGTTGCTCGTCGGGCAGATCGCGCGCACAGATCTGCCTCAGGGGTCCTTCCCCCTGAGCCGCCACGTGGGTGAGGACCCGCTCCCCGCAGGACAGACCCTCGTGGGCCTCCGGTTGGCGCCCGGTAAATTGCCGGCCAGCGACCTGCCGCCCGGCACCACGGTGCGCCTGGTCGGGCTGCTCGACGGTGCCGACACCGCCGTCGACGCCCTGGTTGCCACCCGCCCGCAACTGCTCGACGACGGCGCCAGCTACGCGCTCGACGTCCAGGTGGCAGACGGGGAGGCCGACACCGTCGCCAGGCTGTCGGCAGCGGATCAGGTGGCCCTCGTCGTGACGACGGAGGGCTGA
- a CDS encoding CpaF family protein — translation MSVHELPPLSGALGRLGASPAGPTLPTRASRGASSPATPPRLPGPPSTVDWQLVVTLRREAAEAISLAGSEWLNGHGQPMPEADRRVQGRSIIRRVVHAHAQALGDSGEALWPMELETRYADAVESAIFGYGRLQPLFEIPEAENIEIHGCDSVMIQYGDGRRVAHPAVADSDEELVDAIRFLGETASPPRPFDDLHPTMTLALGSRFRLHAIGFGLSYRPSVVIRQHRLTDVTLSDLAETGMLPPYVARLLQSAVLARKSVVISGDQGAGKTTLLRALIAAIHPNERFGTLETDYELLTHLLHNRRNVLALQARVGMGETSGGVGVGDYTVADLIPEALRQNLTRLVVGEVRGAEAGAMFEALQSGAGVLSTTHSHSATSTIDRLAARVAQGRVLSIEDAMNQIAHHIDFLVHVQLTDDTWRGGQRRRFVSEVRQLTGSVEAGRPATHLVYRAATASQQEWFQPEAAMSAELAEFDGASLWG, via the coding sequence ATGAGCGTGCATGAACTCCCACCGTTGTCAGGGGCGCTCGGCAGGCTCGGCGCCTCCCCGGCCGGGCCCACGCTGCCGACGCGGGCCTCACGCGGTGCCAGCTCGCCCGCCACGCCACCGCGCCTCCCTGGGCCGCCGTCGACCGTGGACTGGCAGCTGGTGGTGACACTCCGACGGGAGGCGGCCGAGGCGATCTCGCTCGCCGGTTCCGAATGGCTCAACGGCCACGGCCAGCCCATGCCTGAGGCCGATAGACGCGTCCAGGGCCGCTCCATCATCCGACGCGTGGTCCACGCTCACGCCCAGGCACTCGGCGACTCCGGCGAGGCGCTGTGGCCCATGGAACTCGAGACGCGCTACGCCGACGCCGTGGAGAGCGCCATCTTCGGCTACGGGCGGCTCCAACCGCTCTTCGAGATCCCGGAGGCCGAGAACATCGAGATCCACGGCTGCGACTCCGTGATGATCCAGTACGGCGACGGCAGGCGGGTGGCCCACCCCGCCGTCGCGGATTCCGACGAGGAGCTGGTCGACGCGATCCGCTTCCTGGGCGAGACCGCCTCGCCGCCGCGCCCCTTCGACGACCTCCATCCGACGATGACCCTCGCCCTCGGGAGCCGCTTCCGCCTGCACGCGATCGGCTTCGGCCTGTCGTACCGGCCGAGCGTCGTCATCCGGCAGCACCGGCTCACCGACGTGACGCTGTCAGACCTGGCCGAAACCGGCATGTTGCCGCCGTACGTCGCCAGGCTGCTGCAGTCGGCGGTGCTCGCCAGGAAATCCGTGGTGATCTCGGGAGACCAGGGGGCCGGCAAGACCACCCTCCTGCGGGCACTGATTGCCGCCATCCACCCCAACGAACGATTCGGCACCCTGGAGACGGACTACGAACTCCTGACCCACCTGCTGCACAACCGTCGCAACGTCCTCGCCCTCCAGGCCCGCGTGGGGATGGGCGAGACCTCCGGCGGCGTCGGGGTCGGCGACTACACCGTCGCAGACCTCATCCCCGAGGCGCTGCGGCAGAACCTCACCCGGCTGGTCGTCGGAGAGGTGCGTGGCGCAGAGGCTGGCGCCATGTTTGAGGCCCTGCAATCGGGCGCGGGGGTGCTGAGTACCACGCACTCCCACTCGGCCACCTCCACCATCGACCGTCTGGCCGCGCGGGTGGCGCAGGGACGCGTGCTCAGCATCGAGGACGCGATGAACCAGATCGCGCACCACATTGACTTCCTCGTGCACGTGCAACTCACCGACGACACGTGGCGCGGCGGTCAGCGTCGCCGCTTCGTCTCGGAGGTGCGCCAACTCACCGGGTCCGTCGAAGCCGGCCGCCCCGCCACGCACCTCGTCTACCGGGCGGCAACCGCCTCCCAGCAGGAGTGGTTCCAGCCTGAGGCCGCCATGTCCGCGGAACTCGCGGAGTTCGACGGGGCGTCGCTGTGGGGGTGA
- a CDS encoding type II secretion system F family protein produces MTVITGWLPALLLVPGAAIIVPLLLMAPPNREIEVIAALDRWVRLLATALSSGKSIRDAIFATRQQVPPVLTEPVVRLCVRLDQRWTMRDALFALADELRSADADAVVAALVIAAGRGGAGARATLAALSDTSQDRLRALREVAAERAKPRAVVRQVTYITLAVLGAALLFNGEFFAPYRSPLGQLLAVTLACAYLGCLVVLRRQTVPPMAPRFLRSRS; encoded by the coding sequence GTGACCGTCATCACGGGGTGGCTGCCCGCCCTGCTGTTGGTGCCCGGTGCGGCGATCATCGTGCCACTGCTGCTCATGGCCCCGCCGAACCGGGAGATCGAGGTGATCGCGGCGCTGGACAGGTGGGTCAGGCTGCTCGCCACCGCGCTCTCCTCGGGCAAGTCCATCCGTGATGCCATCTTCGCCACCCGGCAACAAGTGCCGCCAGTCCTCACCGAGCCGGTCGTCCGGCTGTGCGTGCGCCTCGATCAGCGGTGGACGATGCGTGACGCGCTTTTCGCGCTCGCAGATGAACTCCGCTCAGCAGATGCCGACGCGGTGGTCGCCGCCCTGGTGATCGCCGCAGGCCGTGGTGGGGCCGGTGCCCGTGCCACCCTCGCGGCGCTCTCGGACACCAGCCAGGACCGGCTGCGCGCATTGCGGGAAGTGGCGGCCGAGCGCGCGAAGCCCAGGGCGGTCGTCCGGCAGGTCACCTACATCACCTTGGCCGTGCTGGGCGCGGCCCTGCTCTTCAACGGCGAGTTCTTCGCGCCCTACCGCTCCCCGCTGGGGCAACTGCTCGCCGTCACCCTGGCCTGCGCCTACCTGGGCTGCCTGGTGGTGCTGCGGCGCCAGACCGTGCCGCCCATGGCGCCGCGCTTCCTGAGGAGCCGGTCGTGA
- a CDS encoding LysM peptidoglycan-binding domain-containing protein, translating to MRTLGIRLASAGSAILALGALLVGVPWFLYRFTDATHLLGVDWVAALTLGADSRLILGLFSVVAWAAWAVVALTVLLELIAVLSRQRIRVTLPGTGWLRPAVGALVMAAVASPTLAMADGGTAPLVAEPPRAPAAAGMDATAPAASSTAPAGRSYTVQPGDELWAIAERELGSGERWREIVALNEGVSDVSHLHPGDILTLPEDAAEPPHTVVVQEGDTLWHIAGAELGDPSRWPELHRANADMVADPDLIEVGWELRLPEGTAGAVAPVAEPAPEAVAEPTTPPTVEQAESPTTSQPGSPEEAVAEAVGRGYPIDAAPPEHPQDPAAAAGQEATETDEAADADDQDTGSAEDFSGMLEPVGAALASSVLLGVATRRRAQVLARALGRRLIPVPRQVSQFWTALAHRSETGVAGAPASGPTAVVLGWDGEEAVNADLEAERAVLFDGDEAVSALGAIVTELSCNPSASSVSLVVVGGDDWVRAIDDPRVSSENDTAAGLHRLARLCSERRLAMRQGTLAAMRADDDLRDAFAPTVVVFLERLEPAHLDAVGDALALGEVGVSVVAPTVGPSPLRFAQVLVSEEQGLFRGRTFTPQLVTAPARRALVELFATTGRLDTEPAPWWKGDDDLPPNVLPLPRLDRPEERPMTTRLSSPPHPVLSLLGPVELGGTTGIAPTRALGQCLEYCAWLLQNPGATPSRMLRDLQVADATRRSNMSWLRTWLGADPAGQPYLPDAYTGRIALDERVTSDWEQFVALLSGGVNMAGSHALRDALAMVRGEPLGTFGFQWQWAQQLRADMIAMIVDAACVLADRSLDQGDLETAMWAIARGRLGSPSDDALAVREIEALLRTGSQADAEHAVVRLNRALRAEGRDLEPALAIRVQDAMQTPARRALSE from the coding sequence GTGAGGACTCTCGGCATCCGGTTGGCCTCGGCGGGCTCGGCGATCCTCGCCTTGGGCGCGCTGCTCGTCGGCGTGCCGTGGTTCCTGTACCGGTTCACCGACGCCACCCACCTGCTGGGGGTCGACTGGGTCGCGGCCCTCACCCTGGGGGCAGATTCCCGGCTCATCCTGGGGCTCTTCAGCGTCGTGGCCTGGGCCGCGTGGGCGGTCGTGGCGCTCACGGTGCTGCTGGAGCTGATTGCGGTCCTCAGCAGGCAGCGGATCCGCGTGACGCTGCCGGGCACCGGCTGGCTACGTCCGGCCGTCGGCGCCCTCGTGATGGCGGCGGTGGCCTCCCCCACCCTCGCCATGGCAGATGGCGGCACCGCCCCACTTGTCGCAGAGCCACCACGCGCTCCTGCCGCCGCGGGGATGGACGCGACGGCGCCCGCCGCCTCGTCAACCGCCCCAGCCGGGCGTAGCTATACGGTGCAGCCCGGTGACGAGCTCTGGGCCATCGCAGAGCGCGAGTTGGGTTCGGGAGAGCGCTGGCGGGAGATCGTGGCGCTGAACGAGGGCGTCTCGGACGTCTCGCATCTCCACCCGGGCGACATCCTCACCCTGCCCGAAGACGCCGCAGAACCTCCGCACACCGTGGTGGTTCAGGAAGGCGACACCCTCTGGCACATCGCCGGCGCCGAACTGGGAGATCCCAGCCGCTGGCCTGAGCTGCACCGCGCCAACGCCGACATGGTGGCAGACCCGGACCTGATCGAGGTGGGGTGGGAACTCCGCCTACCTGAGGGCACTGCAGGCGCCGTCGCTCCCGTCGCAGAACCGGCCCCCGAGGCAGTCGCCGAGCCGACGACTCCCCCCACCGTCGAGCAGGCCGAGTCGCCCACCACGTCCCAACCGGGGTCACCCGAGGAGGCGGTTGCTGAGGCCGTCGGCCGGGGGTACCCCATCGACGCGGCGCCACCGGAGCACCCTCAGGATCCCGCTGCCGCGGCTGGCCAGGAGGCCACAGAGACAGACGAAGCTGCGGACGCCGACGATCAGGACACCGGATCAGCGGAGGACTTCTCCGGGATGCTCGAACCCGTGGGCGCGGCGCTGGCCAGTTCCGTGCTGCTCGGCGTGGCGACGCGGCGTCGGGCACAGGTGCTCGCCCGGGCGCTGGGCCGGCGCCTGATCCCCGTGCCCCGGCAGGTCTCGCAGTTCTGGACGGCGTTGGCGCACAGATCCGAGACGGGGGTGGCCGGGGCCCCAGCTTCCGGACCCACCGCCGTGGTGCTCGGGTGGGACGGCGAGGAAGCCGTCAACGCGGACCTCGAGGCCGAGCGAGCCGTCCTGTTCGACGGCGACGAGGCCGTGTCGGCGCTCGGTGCCATCGTGACGGAATTGTCCTGCAACCCGTCGGCGAGCAGCGTGTCGCTGGTCGTGGTGGGCGGCGACGACTGGGTGCGGGCCATCGACGACCCACGCGTCAGCAGCGAGAACGATACGGCGGCGGGCCTTCACAGGCTGGCACGCCTCTGTTCCGAGCGCCGACTCGCGATGCGCCAGGGCACGCTGGCCGCCATGCGCGCAGACGACGACCTGCGCGATGCCTTCGCGCCCACCGTCGTCGTCTTCCTCGAACGTCTGGAACCTGCTCACCTCGACGCGGTGGGCGATGCCCTCGCGCTGGGCGAGGTGGGCGTCTCAGTGGTGGCGCCGACAGTGGGCCCATCCCCCCTGCGCTTCGCCCAGGTGCTCGTCAGCGAGGAGCAGGGTCTGTTCCGGGGTCGCACGTTCACCCCTCAACTCGTCACCGCCCCGGCCCGCCGAGCGCTCGTCGAACTGTTCGCCACCACCGGCCGGCTCGACACGGAGCCTGCGCCCTGGTGGAAGGGCGACGACGATCTCCCACCCAACGTTCTCCCCCTCCCCCGGCTGGACCGCCCCGAGGAGCGACCCATGACCACCAGGCTCAGCTCACCGCCCCATCCCGTGCTCTCCCTCCTCGGGCCGGTGGAACTGGGCGGGACCACCGGCATCGCCCCCACCCGAGCGCTGGGGCAGTGCCTGGAATACTGTGCCTGGCTGCTCCAGAACCCCGGCGCCACGCCCAGCCGGATGCTGCGCGACCTCCAGGTGGCGGATGCCACCCGCCGCTCGAACATGAGCTGGCTGCGCACCTGGTTGGGGGCGGACCCAGCCGGCCAGCCCTACCTACCGGACGCCTACACCGGAAGGATCGCGCTCGACGAACGCGTCACCTCGGATTGGGAGCAGTTCGTCGCCCTGCTCAGCGGCGGCGTGAACATGGCGGGTAGCCACGCCCTCCGGGACGCCCTCGCCATGGTCCGCGGCGAGCCGCTCGGCACCTTCGGGTTCCAGTGGCAATGGGCCCAGCAACTGCGCGCCGACATGATCGCGATGATCGTCGACGCCGCCTGCGTCCTGGCGGACCGCTCGCTGGACCAGGGAGACCTCGAGACCGCCATGTGGGCCATCGCCCGGGGTCGGCTCGGCTCACCCTCAGACGACGCGCTCGCCGTGCGCGAGATCGAGGCCCTCCTCAGGACTGGGAGTCAGGCCGACGCGGAGCACGCGGTCGTCCGGCTCAACCGGGCGCTGCGGGCTGAAGGCCGTGACCTCGAGCCGGCACTCGCCATCCGGGTCCAGGACGCGATGCAGACACCCGCCCGGCGCGCCCTGTCCGAATGA